The Phenylobacterium soli genome has a segment encoding these proteins:
- a CDS encoding SIMPL domain-containing protein, with product MKTLLRAGALSLALMGAAAPAALAQSAPAPAPDSAADAVFQATTLSLSAYGEAKVVPDMATITLGVTTDAPSAAQALAANADQMARVMASLKRAGLAERDLRTSQLSVNPQYAYEQNQPPRLTGYQASNQVTITARDLKRLGQTVDAAVGAGATNVNSISFGLLDPTAAENAARLAAVRALQAKADLYAKAVGRPVLRLVNLSEGTSFDVRPPSPIMMAAPKASFRAETAVSPGEMQVRVDITGLYELAR from the coding sequence ATGAAGACCCTGCTTCGCGCCGGCGCCCTTAGCCTGGCGCTGATGGGCGCCGCGGCGCCCGCCGCCCTCGCGCAATCGGCCCCGGCCCCGGCCCCGGATTCGGCCGCCGACGCCGTCTTCCAGGCCACCACCCTCAGCCTCTCGGCCTATGGGGAGGCCAAGGTGGTCCCGGACATGGCGACCATCACCCTGGGCGTGACCACAGACGCCCCGAGCGCGGCCCAGGCGCTGGCCGCCAACGCCGACCAGATGGCCAGGGTGATGGCCTCGCTGAAGCGGGCCGGCCTCGCCGAGCGCGATCTGCGCACCTCCCAGCTCAGCGTCAATCCGCAGTACGCCTACGAGCAGAACCAGCCGCCGCGGCTGACCGGCTACCAGGCCTCCAACCAGGTGACGATCACCGCCCGCGACCTGAAGCGCCTCGGCCAGACGGTGGACGCGGCGGTGGGCGCCGGGGCGACCAACGTCAATTCGATCAGCTTCGGCCTGCTCGACCCGACGGCGGCGGAGAATGCGGCGCGGCTGGCGGCGGTGCGCGCCCTGCAGGCCAAGGCTGACCTCTACGCCAAGGCGGTGGGCCGGCCGGTGCTGCGGCTGGTCAACCTGAGCGAAGGCACGAGCTTCGACGTGCGGCCGCCCTCGCCGATCATGATGGCCGCGCCCAAGGCGAGCTTCCGCGCCGAGACCGCCGTGTCGCCCGGCGAGATGCAGGTGCGGGTCGACATCACCGGGCTCTACGAGCTCGCCCGGTAG
- the panD gene encoding aspartate 1-decarboxylase yields the protein MLVTLMKAKLHRATVTQADLDYEGSIAIDRDLLDASGILPHEQVDVLNITTGARFTTYAIEAPRGSKVIGVNGAAARLVQKGDKVIVVTYGMLPSEEARNYAPTVVLLDEGNEIKKAA from the coding sequence ATGCTCGTGACCTTGATGAAGGCGAAGCTGCACCGCGCCACGGTGACCCAGGCGGACCTGGACTACGAAGGCTCGATCGCCATCGACCGCGATCTGCTGGACGCCTCCGGCATCCTGCCGCACGAGCAGGTGGACGTGCTCAACATCACCACTGGCGCCCGCTTCACCACCTACGCCATCGAGGCCCCGCGCGGCTCGAAGGTGATCGGCGTCAATGGCGCCGCCGCCCGCCTGGTGCAGAAGGGTGATAAGGTGATCGTCGTCACCTACGGCATGCTGCCCTCGGAGGAAGCCCGCAACTATGCGCCGACCGTGGTCCTCCTCGACGAAGGCAATGAGATCAAGAAGGCGGCCTGA